AATCGTCAGGAAGGCCGCCACCACCGCAAGGGAGACTTCACGATCCATGAGACTGAAGACGCCCAGCGTGATCAGGATGTCGTGGACCAGCGCCAGAATGGCCGCAAGAGCAAACCGCAACTCGAACCGCCACGAGACATAGACCAGAATCCCCAGGAGCGCCCAGAGGACAGCCATGAGCGCCGCGTCCCGTAGTTCGCCCCCGATCTTCGGGCCGACGGTCTCTTCCCGCCGCGATTCCAGGTCCGGCCATCGGTCTCGAAGCCCGTCTTTGATTCGGGAGTTCATCTCCGTATCCCCCGTCAGGGGAACGCGAATCAAAGCTTCGTTGTCCGCGCCGAATCGCTGGATCTCCGCACGCGGAAAACCGGCGTCGGAGAGCACCGAGCGGATGTCCTCCACCGCAACGGCATCCTGAAACTGAACCTGAATGAGGGAGCCGCCCGTGAAGTCGATGGAATACCGGGGGCCCTGATGAACCACGAGGGAGCCGATCCCGAGAGCGATGGCCGCCAGGGAGACCAGCGCTGCAGCGGAGCGACGGCCGACGAAATTGAAGTCGGCATCCGTAAGAAAACGCATCGGTTCCTACCCCCGGAAAGCCCGGCTAGATGGAGAGCTTTCGGACGCGTCCGCTGGATGTCATCAGATCCAGAATGGCCCGCGTGACGAAGAGCGCCGTGAACATACTGACGATGATCCCGATAGAGAGCGTGACCGCGAAACCCTTGATCGGACCCGTGCCGAAGCGGAGAAGCACCAGTGCGGTGATCAGCGTGGTCACATTCGCGTCCAGAATGGTGCGGAAAGCCCGGTCGTACCCGCGACCGATGGCGTTGCGAACCGACTGGCCGACGGCCAGTTCCTCGCGGATACGCTCAAAGATGAGCACATTCGCGTCTACGGCTATACCCACCGTAAGCACAAACCCGGCAATCCCCGGCAGGGTGAGTACGGC
This region of Gemmatimonadota bacterium genomic DNA includes:
- the secF gene encoding protein translocase subunit SecF → MRFLTDADFNFVGRRSAAALVSLAAIALGIGSLVVHQGPRYSIDFTGGSLIQVQFQDAVAVEDIRSVLSDAGFPRAEIQRFGADNEALIRVPLTGDTEMNSRIKDGLRDRWPDLESRREETVGPKIGGELRDAALMAVLWALLGILVYVSWRFELRFALAAILALVHDILITLGVFSLMDREVSLAVVAAFLTIVGYSLNDTIVVFDRIRENLRVPSRKDYSGILNRSVNQSLSRTVITSGTTLVVTLVLFLFGGEVLRDFAFALTVGVVVGTYSSIFVATPVLVEWEKRRPRRPS